One region of Esox lucius isolate fEsoLuc1 chromosome 17, fEsoLuc1.pri, whole genome shotgun sequence genomic DNA includes:
- the LOC105017410 gene encoding rho GTPase-activating protein 40 isoform X1: MGGREEPVCRFAPNTSTTSRKVLPHTRLNRLKLRLIHCPVRGLQSKSSSHGTDRSLSSTEMNGKPWAGPSYQDQAAAVHTQEDSTLAQLEQPQQQHPDKLCLDSFWSEVETIRSQGSGYTDLDTDSARRDSRHSEEGEQEKQWLQDAGLSTLIRQQKQRPDQDKGVDSEDQDVDQAILLSTLTRTQAAAVQRRLDSYTLSLRKRNKPAPRDVREVFGSSPSIAQTPLPESERVEAIASISEESMERIHKIPIQEDQQQGGALKEEIFITDVAYCEQAAILLKQAKLPQIQNNGRKRKEDGTLPRVICPQCRLGVTRTQDLSNQDMKKVRQLALIDMTALCDLLELDMKRHKTPKRKISESALFGVPLATLLENDQKVKPTASTPLILQALLSFLEKKGVDSEGILRVPGSQSRIKKLQQDLEQNFYSGRFSWDEVSPNDAAALLKKFIRELPSPLLTVEHLNTFSAVRDIPELKQKLHVLNLLILLLPDPNRNTLKNLLEFLSKVVSRERKNRMNLWAVSTIMAPNLFLHKAVPSRLTDEGPGVEKGQAEKAADIMRLLIRYQDFLWMIPNFLMSQVRKLNENSNRRYQFYDRRIKNLLRKIHQDSKEKPDKNSSELCRTVKIQVAELMSSTMEVQVNTNSRASDLLAQFHRHLQSSDNVKDLLKRNGSVNGSMTYPDCAIYEVGGNIGEHCLDPETHLLDLYNSNPGGEWVIKLKPFATSRGLQQ, from the exons CAGGGGTCTGCAATCTAAATCAAGCTCCCATGGTACCGACAG GAGCCTGAGTTCCACCGAGATGAACGGAAAGCCCTGGGCCGGGCCAAGCTACCAGGACCAAGCTGCagctgtacacacacaggaGGACAGTACATTGGCCCAGCTGGAACAGCCACAGCAGCAGCACCCTGACAAACTGTGTCTGGACTCCTTCTGGAGCGAGGTGGAGACCATCCGCAGCCAGGGCAGCGGATACACTGACCTTGATACTGACAGTGCCAGACGAGACTCCAGGCACTCTGAAG AGGGGGAGCAGGAGAAGCAGTGGCTGCAGGATGCAGGTCTTTCCACTCTGATAAGACAGCAGAAGCAGAGACCAGACCAAGACAAAGGCGTAGACAGTGAGGACCAGGATGTTGACCAGGCTATCCTGCTGTCCACTCTGACCCGTACGCAGGCCGCAGCCGTCCAGAGGAGGCTAGACTCCTACACGCTGTCCCTGAGGAAGAGGAACAAGCCAGCTCCTCGTGACGTCAGGGAAGTCTTCGGCTCATCCCCCTCTATTGCGCAG ACACCTCTACCAGAGTCTGAGCGTGTAGAAGCAATAGCATCTATATCAGAAGAAAGCATGGAGAGAATCCACAAGATCCCAATACAAG AGGACCAGCAGCAAGGAGGAGCTCTTAAAGAGGAGATATTCATCACAGACGTGGCCTACTGTGAACAGGCAGCCATTTTGTTAAAACAGGCCAAGCTGCCTCAGATACAGAACAACGGCCGGAAGAGGAAAGAGGACGGTACACTGCCT AGGGTAATCTGCCCCCAGTGTCGTCTGGGTGTGACTCGTACCCAGGACCTGTCCAACCAGGATATGAAGAAGGTTCGTCAGCTGGCCCTCATTGACATGACAGCACTCTGTGACCTTCTGGAGCTTGACATGAAGAGGCACAAAACCCCCAAGAGGAAGATATCGG AGAGCGCCCTGTTTGGGGTTCCACTGGCCACGCTACTGGAGAACGATCAGAAGGTCAAGCCAACTGCCAGcactcctctcatcctccaaGCA CTGCTTTCTTTCCTGGAAAAGAAAGGAGTTGACTCAGAAGGCATTCTGCGCGTTCCAGGCTCTCAGTCCAGAATCAAG AAACTACAGCAGGATCTGGAGCAGAACTTCTACTCTGGAAGGTTCAGCTGGGACGAAGTCAGTCCGAATGACGCTGCAGCCCTTCTGAAGAAGTTCATCAGAGAACTTCCGTCTCCACTGCTCACCGTAGAGCACCTGAACACATTCAGCGCTGTCAGGG ATATCCCTGAACTGAAACAGAAGCTACATGTCTTGAAccttctcatccttcttctaCCTGACCCTAACAGAAACACACTTAAG AATTTGCTGGAGTTCCTGAGTAAGGTGGTTTCTAGGGAAAGGAAGAACCGTATGAACCTGTGGGCCGTTTCCACCATCATGGCCCCCAATCTGTTCCTCCACAAGGCTGTGCCGTCCCGCCTCACTGATGAGGGTCCGGGGGTGGAGAAGGGACAGGCCGAGAAGGCTGCTGATATCATGAGGCTCCTCATACGCTACCAGGACTTTCTCTGGATG ATCCCGAACTTCCTGATGAGCCAGGTGCGTAAGCTGAATGAGAATAGTAACCGGAGGTACCAGTTCTATGACCGGCGCATCAAGAACCTGCTGAGGAAAATACACCAGGACAGCAAGGAAAAGCCTGACAAGAACTCATCTGAG CTGTGTCGTACAGTGAAGATCCAGGTGGCAGAGTTGATGAGCAGCACCATGGAAGTTCAAGTTAACACAAACTCCAGAGCATCTGACCTGCTGGCTCAGTTCCACAGGCATCTCCAAAGCTCTGACAACGTCAAGGACCTGCTGAAGCG GAATGGTTCAGTAAATGGTTCGATGACCTACCCCGACTGTGCCATCTATGAAGTGGGTGGAAACATCG GTGAACACTGCCTAGACCCAGAGACCCATCTCCTGGACTTGTACAACAGCAACCCTGGAGGTGAGTGGGTCATCAAGCTGAAACCCTTCGCCACCAGTAGAGGGCTGCAGCAATAA
- the LOC105017410 gene encoding rho GTPase-activating protein 40 isoform X2 has protein sequence MPLWRSGSRAGQQGSGKANGPPGPKARSLSSTEMNGKPWAGPSYQDQAAAVHTQEDSTLAQLEQPQQQHPDKLCLDSFWSEVETIRSQGSGYTDLDTDSARRDSRHSEEGEQEKQWLQDAGLSTLIRQQKQRPDQDKGVDSEDQDVDQAILLSTLTRTQAAAVQRRLDSYTLSLRKRNKPAPRDVREVFGSSPSIAQTPLPESERVEAIASISEESMERIHKIPIQEDQQQGGALKEEIFITDVAYCEQAAILLKQAKLPQIQNNGRKRKEDGTLPRVICPQCRLGVTRTQDLSNQDMKKVRQLALIDMTALCDLLELDMKRHKTPKRKISESALFGVPLATLLENDQKVKPTASTPLILQALLSFLEKKGVDSEGILRVPGSQSRIKKLQQDLEQNFYSGRFSWDEVSPNDAAALLKKFIRELPSPLLTVEHLNTFSAVRDIPELKQKLHVLNLLILLLPDPNRNTLKNLLEFLSKVVSRERKNRMNLWAVSTIMAPNLFLHKAVPSRLTDEGPGVEKGQAEKAADIMRLLIRYQDFLWMIPNFLMSQVRKLNENSNRRYQFYDRRIKNLLRKIHQDSKEKPDKNSSELCRTVKIQVAELMSSTMEVQVNTNSRASDLLAQFHRHLQSSDNVKDLLKRNGSVNGSMTYPDCAIYEVGGNIGEHCLDPETHLLDLYNSNPGGEWVIKLKPFATSRGLQQ, from the exons GAGCCTGAGTTCCACCGAGATGAACGGAAAGCCCTGGGCCGGGCCAAGCTACCAGGACCAAGCTGCagctgtacacacacaggaGGACAGTACATTGGCCCAGCTGGAACAGCCACAGCAGCAGCACCCTGACAAACTGTGTCTGGACTCCTTCTGGAGCGAGGTGGAGACCATCCGCAGCCAGGGCAGCGGATACACTGACCTTGATACTGACAGTGCCAGACGAGACTCCAGGCACTCTGAAG AGGGGGAGCAGGAGAAGCAGTGGCTGCAGGATGCAGGTCTTTCCACTCTGATAAGACAGCAGAAGCAGAGACCAGACCAAGACAAAGGCGTAGACAGTGAGGACCAGGATGTTGACCAGGCTATCCTGCTGTCCACTCTGACCCGTACGCAGGCCGCAGCCGTCCAGAGGAGGCTAGACTCCTACACGCTGTCCCTGAGGAAGAGGAACAAGCCAGCTCCTCGTGACGTCAGGGAAGTCTTCGGCTCATCCCCCTCTATTGCGCAG ACACCTCTACCAGAGTCTGAGCGTGTAGAAGCAATAGCATCTATATCAGAAGAAAGCATGGAGAGAATCCACAAGATCCCAATACAAG AGGACCAGCAGCAAGGAGGAGCTCTTAAAGAGGAGATATTCATCACAGACGTGGCCTACTGTGAACAGGCAGCCATTTTGTTAAAACAGGCCAAGCTGCCTCAGATACAGAACAACGGCCGGAAGAGGAAAGAGGACGGTACACTGCCT AGGGTAATCTGCCCCCAGTGTCGTCTGGGTGTGACTCGTACCCAGGACCTGTCCAACCAGGATATGAAGAAGGTTCGTCAGCTGGCCCTCATTGACATGACAGCACTCTGTGACCTTCTGGAGCTTGACATGAAGAGGCACAAAACCCCCAAGAGGAAGATATCGG AGAGCGCCCTGTTTGGGGTTCCACTGGCCACGCTACTGGAGAACGATCAGAAGGTCAAGCCAACTGCCAGcactcctctcatcctccaaGCA CTGCTTTCTTTCCTGGAAAAGAAAGGAGTTGACTCAGAAGGCATTCTGCGCGTTCCAGGCTCTCAGTCCAGAATCAAG AAACTACAGCAGGATCTGGAGCAGAACTTCTACTCTGGAAGGTTCAGCTGGGACGAAGTCAGTCCGAATGACGCTGCAGCCCTTCTGAAGAAGTTCATCAGAGAACTTCCGTCTCCACTGCTCACCGTAGAGCACCTGAACACATTCAGCGCTGTCAGGG ATATCCCTGAACTGAAACAGAAGCTACATGTCTTGAAccttctcatccttcttctaCCTGACCCTAACAGAAACACACTTAAG AATTTGCTGGAGTTCCTGAGTAAGGTGGTTTCTAGGGAAAGGAAGAACCGTATGAACCTGTGGGCCGTTTCCACCATCATGGCCCCCAATCTGTTCCTCCACAAGGCTGTGCCGTCCCGCCTCACTGATGAGGGTCCGGGGGTGGAGAAGGGACAGGCCGAGAAGGCTGCTGATATCATGAGGCTCCTCATACGCTACCAGGACTTTCTCTGGATG ATCCCGAACTTCCTGATGAGCCAGGTGCGTAAGCTGAATGAGAATAGTAACCGGAGGTACCAGTTCTATGACCGGCGCATCAAGAACCTGCTGAGGAAAATACACCAGGACAGCAAGGAAAAGCCTGACAAGAACTCATCTGAG CTGTGTCGTACAGTGAAGATCCAGGTGGCAGAGTTGATGAGCAGCACCATGGAAGTTCAAGTTAACACAAACTCCAGAGCATCTGACCTGCTGGCTCAGTTCCACAGGCATCTCCAAAGCTCTGACAACGTCAAGGACCTGCTGAAGCG GAATGGTTCAGTAAATGGTTCGATGACCTACCCCGACTGTGCCATCTATGAAGTGGGTGGAAACATCG GTGAACACTGCCTAGACCCAGAGACCCATCTCCTGGACTTGTACAACAGCAACCCTGGAGGTGAGTGGGTCATCAAGCTGAAACCCTTCGCCACCAGTAGAGGGCTGCAGCAATAA
- the LOC105017410 gene encoding rho GTPase-activating protein 40 isoform X3 → MNGKPWAGPSYQDQAAAVHTQEDSTLAQLEQPQQQHPDKLCLDSFWSEVETIRSQGSGYTDLDTDSARRDSRHSEEGEQEKQWLQDAGLSTLIRQQKQRPDQDKGVDSEDQDVDQAILLSTLTRTQAAAVQRRLDSYTLSLRKRNKPAPRDVREVFGSSPSIAQTPLPESERVEAIASISEESMERIHKIPIQEDQQQGGALKEEIFITDVAYCEQAAILLKQAKLPQIQNNGRKRKEDGTLPRVICPQCRLGVTRTQDLSNQDMKKVRQLALIDMTALCDLLELDMKRHKTPKRKISESALFGVPLATLLENDQKVKPTASTPLILQALLSFLEKKGVDSEGILRVPGSQSRIKKLQQDLEQNFYSGRFSWDEVSPNDAAALLKKFIRELPSPLLTVEHLNTFSAVRDIPELKQKLHVLNLLILLLPDPNRNTLKNLLEFLSKVVSRERKNRMNLWAVSTIMAPNLFLHKAVPSRLTDEGPGVEKGQAEKAADIMRLLIRYQDFLWMIPNFLMSQVRKLNENSNRRYQFYDRRIKNLLRKIHQDSKEKPDKNSSELCRTVKIQVAELMSSTMEVQVNTNSRASDLLAQFHRHLQSSDNVKDLLKRNGSVNGSMTYPDCAIYEVGGNIGEHCLDPETHLLDLYNSNPGGEWVIKLKPFATSRGLQQ, encoded by the exons ATGAACGGAAAGCCCTGGGCCGGGCCAAGCTACCAGGACCAAGCTGCagctgtacacacacaggaGGACAGTACATTGGCCCAGCTGGAACAGCCACAGCAGCAGCACCCTGACAAACTGTGTCTGGACTCCTTCTGGAGCGAGGTGGAGACCATCCGCAGCCAGGGCAGCGGATACACTGACCTTGATACTGACAGTGCCAGACGAGACTCCAGGCACTCTGAAG AGGGGGAGCAGGAGAAGCAGTGGCTGCAGGATGCAGGTCTTTCCACTCTGATAAGACAGCAGAAGCAGAGACCAGACCAAGACAAAGGCGTAGACAGTGAGGACCAGGATGTTGACCAGGCTATCCTGCTGTCCACTCTGACCCGTACGCAGGCCGCAGCCGTCCAGAGGAGGCTAGACTCCTACACGCTGTCCCTGAGGAAGAGGAACAAGCCAGCTCCTCGTGACGTCAGGGAAGTCTTCGGCTCATCCCCCTCTATTGCGCAG ACACCTCTACCAGAGTCTGAGCGTGTAGAAGCAATAGCATCTATATCAGAAGAAAGCATGGAGAGAATCCACAAGATCCCAATACAAG AGGACCAGCAGCAAGGAGGAGCTCTTAAAGAGGAGATATTCATCACAGACGTGGCCTACTGTGAACAGGCAGCCATTTTGTTAAAACAGGCCAAGCTGCCTCAGATACAGAACAACGGCCGGAAGAGGAAAGAGGACGGTACACTGCCT AGGGTAATCTGCCCCCAGTGTCGTCTGGGTGTGACTCGTACCCAGGACCTGTCCAACCAGGATATGAAGAAGGTTCGTCAGCTGGCCCTCATTGACATGACAGCACTCTGTGACCTTCTGGAGCTTGACATGAAGAGGCACAAAACCCCCAAGAGGAAGATATCGG AGAGCGCCCTGTTTGGGGTTCCACTGGCCACGCTACTGGAGAACGATCAGAAGGTCAAGCCAACTGCCAGcactcctctcatcctccaaGCA CTGCTTTCTTTCCTGGAAAAGAAAGGAGTTGACTCAGAAGGCATTCTGCGCGTTCCAGGCTCTCAGTCCAGAATCAAG AAACTACAGCAGGATCTGGAGCAGAACTTCTACTCTGGAAGGTTCAGCTGGGACGAAGTCAGTCCGAATGACGCTGCAGCCCTTCTGAAGAAGTTCATCAGAGAACTTCCGTCTCCACTGCTCACCGTAGAGCACCTGAACACATTCAGCGCTGTCAGGG ATATCCCTGAACTGAAACAGAAGCTACATGTCTTGAAccttctcatccttcttctaCCTGACCCTAACAGAAACACACTTAAG AATTTGCTGGAGTTCCTGAGTAAGGTGGTTTCTAGGGAAAGGAAGAACCGTATGAACCTGTGGGCCGTTTCCACCATCATGGCCCCCAATCTGTTCCTCCACAAGGCTGTGCCGTCCCGCCTCACTGATGAGGGTCCGGGGGTGGAGAAGGGACAGGCCGAGAAGGCTGCTGATATCATGAGGCTCCTCATACGCTACCAGGACTTTCTCTGGATG ATCCCGAACTTCCTGATGAGCCAGGTGCGTAAGCTGAATGAGAATAGTAACCGGAGGTACCAGTTCTATGACCGGCGCATCAAGAACCTGCTGAGGAAAATACACCAGGACAGCAAGGAAAAGCCTGACAAGAACTCATCTGAG CTGTGTCGTACAGTGAAGATCCAGGTGGCAGAGTTGATGAGCAGCACCATGGAAGTTCAAGTTAACACAAACTCCAGAGCATCTGACCTGCTGGCTCAGTTCCACAGGCATCTCCAAAGCTCTGACAACGTCAAGGACCTGCTGAAGCG GAATGGTTCAGTAAATGGTTCGATGACCTACCCCGACTGTGCCATCTATGAAGTGGGTGGAAACATCG GTGAACACTGCCTAGACCCAGAGACCCATCTCCTGGACTTGTACAACAGCAACCCTGGAGGTGAGTGGGTCATCAAGCTGAAACCCTTCGCCACCAGTAGAGGGCTGCAGCAATAA